In Candidatus Poribacteria bacterium, the genomic window AGGTGACGAGGTAGTTCATGAGGGCGAAAGCGATGAAGTTCATCATAATTGTATTGATAACTTCATGGGCACCATATCTCGCCTTTAAAAAACCGGGGACAGCCCCCCACCCGGCACCAGCAATCATCGCTGCCGCGATACAGAGCGGAATCAGTAGGAAAGCAGGTAGGTTTAAGTGCATACCTATCCACGCCGCAGCGAACGCGGCGACGTAGAGTTGCCCCTCACAACCGATATTAAACAGACCACTCCTATAGCCGATAGCAACAGCGAGTCCTGTAAAAACTAAAGGGGTCGCGTTGAATAGGACATATCCGACTTCATCAAAATTCGCGAACCCGCTGAAAAAAATAATCTTATAGAACTCCAATGCGTCTTGCCCTCGGATATGGACCACGATCCCACACGAGAGAAAAAAAACAAGGATAGCGAGCAGCGGCGGTATACAACTTAGGAAAAACTTTCTGGATTGGGAGGTTCTATCTCCAACCAGCGAGACAAACAATTTTCGGATGTTCAAGAGTTCTCAGTCTCTCTGCTAAACTTGACAAAAGTTTTTAGAACATGTTATTATGTATGGTGTTATTATCTGCGACATACTTGTTAGTATAGCACAGACATCGGATTAAAACAAACCGCTGATTATTCAGAGGGTAGCGAGGAGAGCACTATGGAGAGAAACAGAAGCGAATCATCTCATCATGAGAATCCCTCAACAGATCTGCCTGCTATTTTGGGTGGAACGCCAGTCTTTGAAATAACACCTGACGCGCCCTATCCAAAACTTGACCAGTGGCAGCAAATCACTGAAGAAGAAGCACAGGTCGTTTATGAGATGACGCTTCGGAATGAACTCTCCGGTACTTCTACGACTGTTCAAGAATTTGAGAGTATCTGGTGTGAACGCCATCAAACCGAATTTGCTTTGAGTCTGACCAACGGTACGGCAGCTTTACATAGCGCAATGTTTGGACTCGGTGTTGGTCCTGGTGATGAGGTTATCTGTCCGACTTATACATGGATGGGGTCAATCACGCCAGCACTCACCTTGATGGCAACACCCGTTTTCTGCGAGGTGGATCCGAGGACATTACTTATTGACGTAGAGGATGTTCGGCAGCGTATTACGCCGCAAACCAAGGCAATCGTGGCAGTGCATCTGTGGGGTAATGTCTGCGATATGGATGCGCTCATGGCTCTTAGTGATGAAACAGGTATACCCGTCATAGAGGATTGCTCGCACGCACACGGTGCCTCTTATAAAGGTCTGCCGTGCGGAAGCATCGGACAGGTAGGGGCTTGGAGTTTGCAAGGCAACAAACCGATTAGCGGCGGCGAAGGCGGTATGCTTGCGACCAACGATGTATCAGTTTTTGAGCGGGCATGTCTGCTCGGTCAAGTTAATCGTTCTCCTAACGTCAAAGGCGAAGCAGCCGAATCACTCCAATACACCCATCTTCCACCGATGGGACTCGGCGTTAAATTTCGTGCCCATCCACTCTCGATTGGTATCGCTTCGGTACAACTGAAAAAACTTGATGAACTCAATGCAAACCGTCGCGCTTATATACAAGAAATCTCTGATGGATTACAGGATATTCCGGGCGTTTCTCCTATTGAGACTCATGAAGGGACTGAGTCAGCAGGGTTTTACGGTTTTCCTATTCACTATTATAAAGAAGATATGAATGGACTGCCTGCACCACTGTTTGCGGAAGCACTCCGAAAAGAGGGTGTTCTGGCAAATAATAATCCTTATCCACTCCTTGTTGGGGATGGTGTGCCGCTTTTTTCAGGGAGTCTACCCACTAATAGCAATCCGTATCCGCTCCTACATACTTTGCCGCTCTTTATGCAAGGACTTGATATCTACATGAACGGTCGTGGTTCTCTCTGCCCGGTTGATGCGGGTGGAACGTTTAAAGGATATACCCCATCAGATTTTCCCGTGACTGAGAAAGCTTGTTCGCAGCTTATATTTTTGCCGCTATTAACGAAGCCGGTAGCAGGTGCTGCCTCGGGAATCTTGGCTGCTATTCGTAAAGCCGCTTTACAGAGTCGTTTGATAGCTGCTGGATAAGTAAACAAAAATGTCAACAGAATTTTCAGCCCGAACTCGGGGAAATAATATTAAAATACTCAAGACTGAACCTTTGGATGTCTTGGTTATTGGCGGTGGTATTGTCGGCGCGGGTTTAATCCGCGATCTTGCCCTTAATGGAGGTATCAAAGCAGGATTAATTGAACAGGGCGATTTTGCAAGTGGAACGAGCAGTGCTACCTCGCAGCTTGTTCACGGTGGATTTCGCTACCTTAAACACGATAGAGCACTCGTTAAAATGTCGCGTAAAGAACGCGAGATCCTTCAGCGCATTGCCCCGAATCTTGTCAAACCGCTTCCTTTAGCTATTCTCTTCTACAAAGGCGATCCGTACCCATTAGCAGGCATACAAGCCGCTGCGTACTACTACAATTACCTTTCTAAAATAGACAAGACAGAGAAATCGAAAACGATTCGCGATCCTCAAAAGATTCAACACTTACTCGGCCCCATTGCCACGGATACCCTAAAAGGTTGTGTTGTTATATGGGACAGCACTACTGACGACGCGAGATTAACCCTCGCAACACTCAAAGATGCCCATCGACATGGTGCTGTTGTAACCAACTATGTCCGATTTCTCGATTTTGTCAATCAACCAGATACGACTGATAGTGGAAACCGGATATACAGAATAACTGCTGAAGATATTATCTCTCGACAACGTTTTGAAATCTCCGCGCGAAAAATTGTATCAGCGACGGGGCCTTGGAGCGACTCTGTGTGGTGCAAGGACCCAAGTTACGACGGAATGCCGCGCCTGATAATGAAAAATGCGCAAGGCACTCATATCGTTTTACCACGGTGTGGAAGAGAACATGCATCGGAAGCGTACGGTTTAGTAATCTCTACACAGTCAGAAAGACAACAGGGTGGCAAATCCCGCGGCATTTTTATTTTACCCGGTCCTCACAATACCTCTATCGTGGGGACCACTGAAACAACTCCAGCGGAAGATTTATCATCGGTGCGGCCATCAGCTGATGAAGCGGCGTATCTACTTTCAGAAACGCAGCAAATCTTTCCAGAAAAGACGCTCAATAATGATACTATCATTGCTGCCTATGCCGGGACCCGACCACTCATAGCGGCGAACTGGTCCTCAAGCGAATTCACAAAGACGGGTTTTGTGTCAAGGGATCACTTAATCACAGAGAGTCCGAGCGGTGTAATGTATCTTTATGGTGGCAAACTTACCACACACCGCCAGATGGCAGAGGAGACAGTGGACCACCTGGCAACTTTTCTGAATGTCCCGCGCCGCTGTAAAACGGATACCGTTCCGTTGTCCAATGTGTCAGCGGAGACACCGAATGGAAACGCGAATCATGCTTCGCAGTCGAATATTGATACGGAACGCCTCATTAAACGCTATGGAGACGGATATCAGACAATTCTTAAGTTTATCAATGACGATGCAACACTTGCTGAGCCGATAACCCCGTCTCTGTCCTTCACGAAAGCTGAACTGCTTTACGCCTATTGGGGCGAGATGGCGATCACGCTGACCGACCTTCTCTGGCGACGTACGCGTATCGGTTGGACACCGGGCCAAGGGCTTGACCTTGCGCCCCAAATCGCACAATTCTTAAGTAAAAAAAACAATTGGGATCAAGCGAGAATCACGGCAGAGGTTGAGGTGTATCGTGAACACATCCGATGGCTGAACTTTTATCTTTAAGGTATAAACTATGGAAGTTTACCGCTGGGAAGACCGGAAATTTGGCAAACTTGAACCGCTGCGCTTTGGCG contains:
- a CDS encoding DegT/DnrJ/EryC1/StrS family aminotransferase translates to MERNRSESSHHENPSTDLPAILGGTPVFEITPDAPYPKLDQWQQITEEEAQVVYEMTLRNELSGTSTTVQEFESIWCERHQTEFALSLTNGTAALHSAMFGLGVGPGDEVICPTYTWMGSITPALTLMATPVFCEVDPRTLLIDVEDVRQRITPQTKAIVAVHLWGNVCDMDALMALSDETGIPVIEDCSHAHGASYKGLPCGSIGQVGAWSLQGNKPISGGEGGMLATNDVSVFERACLLGQVNRSPNVKGEAAESLQYTHLPPMGLGVKFRAHPLSIGIASVQLKKLDELNANRRAYIQEISDGLQDIPGVSPIETHEGTESAGFYGFPIHYYKEDMNGLPAPLFAEALRKEGVLANNNPYPLLVGDGVPLFSGSLPTNSNPYPLLHTLPLFMQGLDIYMNGRGSLCPVDAGGTFKGYTPSDFPVTEKACSQLIFLPLLTKPVAGAASGILAAIRKAALQSRLIAAG
- a CDS encoding glycerol-3-phosphate dehydrogenase/oxidase, translating into MSTEFSARTRGNNIKILKTEPLDVLVIGGGIVGAGLIRDLALNGGIKAGLIEQGDFASGTSSATSQLVHGGFRYLKHDRALVKMSRKEREILQRIAPNLVKPLPLAILFYKGDPYPLAGIQAAAYYYNYLSKIDKTEKSKTIRDPQKIQHLLGPIATDTLKGCVVIWDSTTDDARLTLATLKDAHRHGAVVTNYVRFLDFVNQPDTTDSGNRIYRITAEDIISRQRFEISARKIVSATGPWSDSVWCKDPSYDGMPRLIMKNAQGTHIVLPRCGREHASEAYGLVISTQSERQQGGKSRGIFILPGPHNTSIVGTTETTPAEDLSSVRPSADEAAYLLSETQQIFPEKTLNNDTIIAAYAGTRPLIAANWSSSEFTKTGFVSRDHLITESPSGVMYLYGGKLTTHRQMAEETVDHLATFLNVPRRCKTDTVPLSNVSAETPNGNANHASQSNIDTERLIKRYGDGYQTILKFINDDATLAEPITPSLSFTKAELLYAYWGEMAITLTDLLWRRTRIGWTPGQGLDLAPQIAQFLSKKNNWDQARITAEVEVYREHIRWLNFYL